Proteins encoded in a region of the Lemur catta isolate mLemCat1 chromosome 14, mLemCat1.pri, whole genome shotgun sequence genome:
- the LOC123649641 gene encoding cytochrome P450 26A1: MGLPALLASALCTFVLPLLLFLAAIKLWDLYCVSSRDRSCPLPLPPGTMGFPFFGETLQMVLQRRKFLQMKRRKYGFIYKTHLFGRPTVRVMGADNVRRILLGEHRLVSVHWPASVRTILGSGCLSNLHDSSHKQRKKVIMRAFSREALQCYVPVITEEVGSCLERWLSCDERGLLVYPEVKRLMFRIAMRILLGCEPRLAGGGDAEQQLVEAFEEMTRNLFSLPIDVPFSGLYRGMKARNLIHARIEENIRAKICRLRAAEAGGGCKDALQLLIEHSWERGERLDMQALKQSSTELLFGGHETTASAATSLITYLGLYPHVLQKVREELKSKGLLCKSNQDNKLDMEILEQLKYIGCVIKETLRLNPPVPGGFRVALKTFELNGYQIPKGWNVIYSICDTHDVADIFTNKEEFNPDRFLLPHPEDASRFSFIPFGGGLRSCVGKEFAKILLKIFTVELARHCDWQLLNGPPTMKTSPTVYPVDNLPARFTRFQGGI; the protein is encoded by the exons ATGGGGCTGCCCGCGCTGCTGGCCAGTGCGCTCTGCACCTTCGTGCTACCGTTGCTGCTCTTCCTGGCCGCGATCAAGCTCTGGGACCTGTACTGCGTGAGCAGCCGCGACCgcagctgccccctccccttgCCTCCCGGGACTATGGGCTTCCCCTTCTTTGGGGAAACATTGCAGATGGTGCTGCAG CGGAGGAAGTTCCTGCAGATGAAGCGCAGGAAATACGGCTTCATCTACAAGACACATCTGTTCGGGCGGCCCACGGTGCGGGTAATGGGCGCGGACAACGTGCGGCGCATCTTGCTCGGAGAGCACCGGCTAGTGTCTGTCCACTGGCCCGCGTCGGTGCGCACCATTCTGGGCTCCGGCTGCCTCTCCAACCTGCACGACTCCTCGCACAAGCAGCGCAAGAAG GTGATTATGCGCGCCTTCAGCCGAGAGGCGCTCCAGTGCTACGTGCCGGTGATCACGGAGGAAGTGGGCAGCTGCCTGGAGCGGTGGCTGAGCTGCGACGAACGCGGCCTCCTGGTCTACCCCGAGGTGAAGCGCCTCATGTTCCGCATCGCCATGCGCATCCTGCTGGGCTGCGAGCCCCGGCTGGCGGGCGGCGGGGACGCGGAGCAGCAGCTGGTGGAGGCGTTCGAGGAGATGACCCGCAATCTCTTCTCGCTGCCCATCGACGTGCCCTTCAGCGGGCTGTACCGG GGCATGAAGGCGCGGAACCTCATTCACGCGCGCATCGAGGAGAACATTCGCGCCAAGATCTGCCGGCTGCGGGCTGCCGAGGCGGGCGGGGGCTGCAAAGACGCGCTGCAGCTGTTGATCGAGCACtcgtgggagaggggagagaggctggaCATGCAG GCACTAAAGCAGTCTTCAACCGAACTCCTCTTTGGAGGACATGAAACCACGGCCAGTGCAGCCACATCTCTGATCACTTACCTGGGGCTCTATCCGCATGTTCTCCAGAAAGTGAGAGAGGAGCTCAAGAGCAAG GGTTTACTTTGCAAGAGCAATCAAGACAACAAGTTGGACATGGAAATTTTGGAACAACTTAAATACATTGGGTGTGTTATTAAGGAGACCCTTCGACTGAATCCCCCTGTTCCAGGAGGGTTTCGGGTTGCTCTTAAGACTTTTGAATTAAAT GGATACCAGATTCCCAAGGGCTGGAATGTTATCTACAGTATCTGTGATACTCACGACGTTGCGGACATCTTCACCAACAAGGAGGAATTTAATCCTGACCGTTTCCTGCTGCCTCACCCAGAGGATGCATCCAGGTTCAGCTTCATTCCATTTGGAGGAGGCCTTAGGAGCtgtgtaggcaaagaatttgcaaaaattcttctcaaaatatttacagTGGAGCTGGCCAGGCATTGTGACTGGCAGCTGCTAAATGGACCTCCTACAATGAAAACCAGCCCCACCGTGTACCCTGTGGACAATCTCCCTGCAAGATTCACCCGTTTCCAGGGGGGAATCTGA
- the LOC123649642 gene encoding cytochrome P450 26C1: MFPWGLSCLSVLGAAGTALLGAGLLLSLAQHLWTLRWTLSRDRASALPLPKGSMGWPFFGETLHWLVQGSRFHSSRRERYGTVFKTHLLGRPVIRVSGAENVRTILLGEHRLVRSQWPQSAHILLGSHTLLGAVGEPHRRRRKVLASVFSRAALERYVPRLQGALRREVRSWCAAGGPVSVYDATKALTFRMAARILLGLRLDEAQCATLAGTFERFVENIFSLPLDVPFSGLRKGIRARDQLHQHLEEAIAEKLHEDKASEPGDALDLIIQSSRELGQELSVQELKESAVELLFAAFFTTASASTSLILLLLQHPAVVTKIRQELVAQGLGRACGCAPGAAGAVAGSWPDCGCEPELSLAALGRLRYVDCVVKEVLRLLPPVSGGYRTALRTFELDGYQIPKGWSVMYSIRDTHETAAVYRSPPEGFDPERFGSAREDARSGSSRFHYIPFGGGARSCLGQELAQAVLQLLAVELVRTARWELATPAFPAMQTVPIVHPVDGLRLFFHRLAPSAAGDGPCL, from the exons ATGTTCCCCTGGGGGCTGAGCTGCCTGTCAGTGCTGGGGGCGGCAGGCACTGCTCTCCTGGGCGCCGGCCTGCTGCTCAGCTTGGCCCAGCACCTCTGGACCCTCCGCTGGACGCTGAGCCGAGACCGGGCCtccgccctgcccctgcccaaggGCTCCATGGGCTGGCCCTTCTTCGGTGAAACGCTGCACTGGCTAGTTCAG GGCTCGCGCTTCCACAGTTCCCGCCGGGAGCGCTATGGGACCGTGTTCAAGACGCACCTGCTGGGCAGGCCGGTCATCCGCGTGAGCGGCGCGGAGAACGTGCGCACCATCCTGCTGGGCGAGCACCGCCTGGTGCGCAGCCAGTGGCCGCAGAGCGCGCACATCCTGCTGGGCTCGCACACACTGCTAGGCGCGGTCGGCGAGCCACACCGTCGGCGGCGCAAG GTGCTGGCGAGCGTGTTCAGCCGCGCGGCGCTGGAGCGCTACGTGCCGCGCCTGCAGGGGGCGCTGCGGCGCGAGGTGCGCTCCTGGTGCGCCGCGGGAGGGCCGGTCTCCGTCTACGACGCCACCAAGGCGCTCACCTTCCGCATGGCCGCCCGCATCCTCCTGGGGCTGCGGCTGGACGAGGCGCAATGCGCTACTCTGGCCGGGACCTTCGAGCGGTTCGTGGAGAACATCTTCTCGCTGCCCCTGGACGTGCCCTTCAGCGGCCTGCGCAAG GGCATCCGCGCCAGGGACCAGCTGCATCAGCACCTGGAGGAGGCCATCGCTGAGAAGCTTCACGAGGATAAGGCTTCGGAGCCCGGTGATGCCCTGGACCTGATCATTCAGAGCAGCAGGGAGCTGGGCCAGGAGCTCTCAGTGCAGGAGCTGAAG GAGTCGGCTGTGGAGCTCCTCTTCGCCGCCTTCTTCACCACGGCCAGTGCCAGCACCTCCCTCATCCTGCTGCTACTGCAGCATCCGGCGGTTGTCACCAAGATCCGGCAGGAGCTGGTGGCGCAGGGGCTGGGGCGCGCCTGCGGGTGCGCGCCCGGGGCCGCCGGGGCGGTCGCGGGGTCCTGGCCCGACTGCGGCTGCGAGCCGGAACTGAGCCTCGCGGCGCTGGGCCGTCTGCGCTACGTCGACTGCGTGGTCAAGGAGGTGCTGCGCCTCCTGCCGCCGGTGTCCGGCGGCTACCGCACCGCACTGCGCACCTTCGAGCTCGAC GGCTACCAGATCCCCAAGGGCTGGAGCGTGATGTACAGTATCCGGGACACGCACGAGACGGCCGCGGTGTACCGCAGCCCTCCGGAGGGCTTCGACCCGGAGCGCTTCGGCTCGGCGCGCGAAGATGCGCGGAGCGGCTCCAGCCGCTTCCACTACATCCCGTTCGGTGGCGGTGCGCGCAGCTGCCTCGGCCAGGAGCTGGCGCAGGCTGTGCTCCAGCTGCTGGCGGTGGAGCTGGTGCGCACCGCACGCTGGGAGCTGGCCACACCCGCCTTCCCTGCCATGCAGACGGTGCCCATCGTGCACCCGGTGGATGGGCTGCGGCTCTTTTTCCACCGGCTCGCACCTTCGGCTGCAGGGGATGGGCCATGCCTGTGA